One region of Qipengyuania gaetbuli genomic DNA includes:
- a CDS encoding GNAT family N-acetyltransferase gives MVITVSYHDTASKLQGVRHDRSGPFDGHEWFELLEQHGWQPVIALAEDALALPLTRGPKGLESLTNWFSFTWAPVGEAGEEATGLLRALAADLKGRTARVDMSPLAGEAQWLDLLEEAFRTSGWLVFREKCDDNHILLVNGRSFDQYWTSRPGEMRSTVLRKSKKVRTEISSRFDAVEWETYQSVYERSWKPTEQRADLLEAFARSESEKGHYRLGIAYVDDEPVAAQFWTVERGAAYIHKLAHLKEAENLSAGTVLTAAMFERAIDTDGATLVDFGTGSDPYKRDWMEECRPRYRLTCLDPRQVAAWPAIAKRLFGRLARG, from the coding sequence GTGGTCATTACGGTCAGCTATCACGACACGGCCAGCAAACTGCAAGGGGTTCGGCACGATCGCTCCGGGCCTTTCGACGGTCATGAGTGGTTCGAACTGCTCGAACAGCATGGCTGGCAGCCTGTGATCGCACTTGCCGAGGACGCCCTCGCCCTGCCCCTGACGCGTGGGCCGAAAGGGCTGGAGAGCCTGACGAACTGGTTTTCCTTCACGTGGGCTCCGGTCGGTGAAGCGGGAGAGGAAGCGACCGGCCTGCTTCGCGCGCTGGCCGCGGACCTCAAAGGCAGGACCGCCCGCGTGGACATGAGCCCCCTGGCGGGCGAGGCCCAATGGCTTGACCTGCTGGAGGAGGCATTTCGCACTTCAGGTTGGCTGGTCTTCCGCGAGAAGTGCGACGACAACCACATCTTGCTGGTGAATGGCCGAAGCTTTGACCAGTACTGGACGTCTCGCCCGGGCGAGATGCGGTCCACAGTCCTGCGAAAGTCGAAAAAGGTCCGAACTGAAATTTCATCGAGATTTGATGCTGTTGAATGGGAAACTTACCAGTCAGTCTACGAAAGGAGTTGGAAACCTACCGAACAACGCGCGGACCTGCTCGAAGCCTTCGCGCGCAGCGAAAGCGAAAAGGGGCACTATCGCCTCGGCATCGCCTATGTCGATGACGAACCGGTGGCGGCGCAGTTCTGGACCGTCGAGCGCGGCGCGGCTTACATCCACAAGCTGGCGCATCTCAAAGAGGCGGAGAACCTCTCGGCCGGGACGGTGCTGACCGCCGCGATGTTCGAGCGCGCCATCGACACGGACGGTGCCACATTAGTCGATTTCGGAACCGGCTCCGACCCTTACAAGCGCGACTGGATGGAGGAGTGCCGGCCGCGTTATCGCCTCACCTGCCTCGACCCGCGGCAAGTCGCGGCATGGCCTGCCATAGCCAAGCGCCTCTTCGGCCGCCTTGCACGCGGTTGA
- a CDS encoding acyl-CoA ligase (AMP-forming), exosortase A system-associated — translation MTTGNPLPGPSTPDPTPYPLDQLAERGDAQARALVLKDRVLSFADLRERVSLLAGWLAGQCEAGSRVASWAAKGELTCLLPLAAARAGLVHVPINPLLKHAQVAHILADSGSCLLMGTKARLQTLEDGDLPQGCRAVDEAEVFASAEAAAGCLGPSDSDPDALAAILYTSGSTGKPKGVMLSHANLWLGAVSVVDYLGMSSDDVTLAVLPLSFDYGQNQLLSTWYAGGCVVPLDYLFPRDVAKACARHGVTTLAAVPPLWVQLTEMEWPAEALASMRRLTNSGGALTVELVRDLRALFPEARLFPMYGLTEAFRSTYLDPDLVDLHPTSMGKAIPFAEILVIDDEGSVADPEEEGELVHCGPLVAQGYWQDAERTAERFRPAPDASTYGGTAVWSGDRVRRDAEGLLHFVGRRDAMIKSAGNRISPQEVESAALASGLVAEVVAIGVPDAQLGHAIHLVVRAAPDASGDMEAELKRALARELPNFMQPHVYHWRETMPLNPNGKIDRTRLEQEIGA, via the coding sequence ATGACCACCGGTAATCCCTTGCCCGGACCTTCCACGCCTGATCCCACGCCCTATCCGCTCGATCAACTGGCGGAACGCGGCGATGCACAGGCGCGCGCGCTGGTGCTCAAGGACCGCGTGTTGAGTTTTGCCGATTTGCGCGAGCGAGTGTCGTTGTTGGCCGGGTGGCTGGCCGGTCAGTGCGAAGCGGGTTCGCGCGTTGCAAGCTGGGCTGCGAAAGGGGAACTGACCTGCCTACTGCCGCTGGCCGCCGCTCGGGCGGGGCTTGTCCACGTGCCGATAAACCCGCTGCTGAAGCACGCGCAGGTGGCGCATATCCTGGCCGATAGCGGTTCGTGCCTCCTCATGGGCACCAAGGCGCGGCTCCAGACGCTGGAGGACGGCGATCTTCCCCAAGGATGCCGAGCGGTGGACGAAGCCGAAGTCTTCGCAAGCGCCGAAGCTGCCGCCGGCTGCCTGGGACCGTCGGACAGCGATCCAGATGCGCTGGCGGCAATCCTCTATACCAGCGGTTCGACGGGCAAGCCGAAGGGCGTCATGCTCAGCCATGCGAACCTCTGGCTGGGTGCCGTCTCGGTGGTCGATTACCTGGGCATGAGCAGCGATGACGTCACGCTTGCAGTCCTGCCGCTCAGTTTCGACTACGGGCAGAACCAGCTGCTTTCGACCTGGTACGCCGGCGGGTGCGTCGTCCCGCTCGACTACCTCTTCCCGCGTGACGTCGCGAAGGCCTGCGCCCGGCACGGCGTCACTACGCTGGCAGCCGTCCCTCCGCTCTGGGTCCAGCTGACCGAGATGGAGTGGCCTGCCGAGGCACTGGCGTCCATGCGCCGCCTGACCAACAGCGGGGGTGCCCTCACGGTCGAACTGGTACGCGACCTGCGGGCCCTGTTCCCCGAAGCGCGACTGTTCCCGATGTACGGACTGACCGAGGCATTCCGCTCGACCTATCTCGACCCGGACCTTGTCGACCTTCATCCGACCTCGATGGGCAAGGCGATCCCCTTTGCCGAGATCCTCGTCATCGACGATGAGGGCTCTGTGGCCGACCCGGAGGAAGAGGGCGAGCTGGTGCATTGCGGCCCGCTCGTCGCGCAGGGGTACTGGCAGGATGCGGAACGCACTGCCGAACGGTTCCGACCTGCGCCGGATGCGTCGACCTATGGCGGCACGGCCGTCTGGTCGGGCGACCGCGTTAGGCGCGATGCGGAGGGGTTGCTCCATTTCGTCGGTCGCCGTGACGCCATGATCAAGAGCGCGGGCAACCGGATCAGCCCGCAAGAGGTCGAAAGCGCGGCGCTGGCTTCGGGGCTGGTCGCCGAAGTGGTTGCGATCGGGGTGCCCGACGCCCAGCTCGGCCATGCGATCCACCTGGTGGTTCGGGCTGCGCCTGATGCATCCGGTGACATGGAAGCGGAGTTGAAGCGTGCGCTAGCGCGTGAACTGCCCAACTTCATGCAGCCGCATGTCTATCATTGGCGCGAAACCATGCCGCTCAACCCGAACGGCAAGATCGACCGCACAAGGCTCGAGCAGGAGATCGGCGCATGA
- a CDS encoding pyridoxal-dependent decarboxylase, exosortase A system-associated — protein MKPLGPIPEGFEAIDGELAITGRKASDLVEAAGASPLFVYSKDLIAARLAMLRGALPDRVHVNYAIKANSFSPLLQFISELVDGLDIASGGELAMLQAIGVDGARISFAGPGKRDTELEAAISAGVTLNLESDNEARRALAIAERLGKTPRLAIRVNPDFELKGSGMKMGGGAKPFGVDAERVPALAREIIAAGCEWRGLHIFTGSQALDADAVAETQGNILDLAHRIAVEAGVTLPKLNMGGGFGVPYFSGDTPLDIEKVGEKLSKRLETLPETLAEAELFVELGRYLVGEAGVYLTRILDRKESHGEVYLVTDGGLHHQLAASGNFGTVVRRNYPVAIASRFGAEPEEIANVVGCLCTPLDRLADKAHLPRAEVGDLVAVFCAGAYGASASPAAFLAQGPAAEVLI, from the coding sequence ATGAAGCCGCTTGGCCCCATTCCGGAAGGCTTCGAAGCCATCGATGGCGAACTCGCTATTACAGGGCGCAAGGCCTCCGACCTCGTCGAGGCGGCGGGGGCGAGCCCACTGTTCGTTTATTCAAAGGACCTCATCGCAGCTCGGTTGGCGATGCTACGCGGGGCTTTGCCTGACCGGGTTCACGTCAATTATGCCATAAAAGCCAACAGCTTTTCTCCGCTTCTTCAATTCATTTCGGAGCTTGTCGACGGGCTGGATATTGCCTCTGGCGGCGAACTCGCCATGTTGCAGGCGATCGGGGTGGACGGAGCGCGCATCAGCTTTGCCGGACCCGGCAAACGCGACACGGAACTCGAGGCTGCCATTTCGGCGGGTGTCACGCTCAACCTTGAAAGCGATAACGAGGCGAGAAGGGCGCTGGCGATTGCCGAGCGCCTCGGAAAAACGCCCCGGCTTGCCATAAGGGTAAACCCGGATTTCGAACTCAAGGGCTCCGGCATGAAGATGGGCGGCGGGGCCAAGCCGTTCGGCGTGGATGCGGAACGCGTGCCGGCGCTTGCGCGCGAGATCATCGCTGCCGGTTGCGAATGGCGCGGTCTGCATATCTTCACGGGCAGCCAGGCGCTCGACGCCGACGCGGTTGCCGAAACGCAGGGCAATATCCTCGACCTCGCCCACAGGATTGCGGTGGAGGCGGGCGTGACCTTGCCGAAACTAAACATGGGCGGCGGTTTCGGTGTCCCCTATTTCAGCGGAGACACGCCGCTCGATATCGAGAAGGTGGGAGAAAAACTGTCCAAGCGTCTGGAAACGCTGCCTGAAACCCTTGCCGAGGCTGAACTCTTTGTCGAATTGGGCCGCTATCTCGTGGGAGAGGCAGGTGTCTACCTGACACGGATCCTCGATCGTAAGGAAAGCCATGGCGAGGTCTATCTCGTGACCGATGGCGGGCTTCACCACCAGCTGGCCGCATCGGGCAATTTCGGGACGGTCGTGCGCCGGAACTATCCGGTAGCCATCGCCTCGCGTTTCGGGGCCGAACCCGAAGAAATCGCCAATGTCGTGGGCTGCCTTTGCACCCCGCTGGACCGTCTTGCCGACAAGGCGCACCTGCCGCGCGCCGAGGTTGGTGACCTGGTCGCTGTTTTCTGTGCCGGAGCCTATGGTGCCAGCGCCTCTCCGGCAGCATTTCTCGCCCAGGGACCGGCTGCCGAAGTCCTGATTTGA
- a CDS encoding XrtA/PEP-CTERM system exopolysaccharide export protein, translating into MRSIRSAAIAALACASLALGGCATTGADELPPATFVALQEQPGEEYVIGPLDELTIHVWRNPELGAEKIQVRPDGRITIPLVKDLPAVGKTPSMLEKDIAQQLSQYIEEPLVSVIVNEFAGTFSQQIRIVGATEKPASLPYRANMTVLDAMISVGGLSEFAAGNRAKLIRFDKQSGSQKEYALRLTDLLRRGDSDANVLLQPGDVIIIPESAF; encoded by the coding sequence ATGCGTTCGATCCGATCTGCCGCCATCGCAGCTCTTGCTTGCGCGAGCCTGGCACTGGGCGGCTGTGCCACGACAGGCGCCGACGAGCTTCCGCCCGCGACCTTCGTTGCCCTGCAGGAACAGCCGGGCGAGGAATATGTGATCGGCCCGCTCGACGAGCTGACCATCCACGTGTGGCGCAATCCGGAACTGGGTGCGGAAAAGATCCAGGTCCGTCCCGACGGGCGCATCACCATCCCGCTGGTCAAGGACCTTCCGGCAGTCGGCAAGACGCCGTCGATGCTGGAAAAGGACATCGCCCAGCAGCTCAGCCAGTATATCGAGGAACCGCTGGTTTCGGTCATCGTGAACGAATTCGCGGGCACCTTCAGCCAGCAGATCCGCATAGTCGGCGCCACGGAAAAGCCTGCGTCGCTGCCTTACCGCGCGAACATGACCGTGCTCGACGCGATGATTTCGGTCGGCGGCCTCAGCGAATTTGCCGCCGGTAACCGCGCCAAGCTCATCCGGTTCGACAAGCAGTCGGGCTCGCAGAAAGAGTATGCGCTGCGCCTGACCGACCTGCTTCGCCGCGGCGACAGCGATGCCAACGTGCTCTTGCAGCCGGGCGATGTGATCATCATCCCGGAAAGCGCCTTCTAG
- a CDS encoding XrtA system polysaccharide chain length determinant — protein sequence MQDIIDQFRSALHTVWNRRWIALAVAWGVCLLGWLAVAMIPNSYESRARIFVELDDVLGDELKIAGDGEQAITRVRQTLTSATNLEKIIRSTQLGDKVQTDLEMQNAVEDLSDNIRVSLQQDNLFEITATIGKGSLSDAENAKLAQEVVQQMIDLFREQNIADNRGDVAQTMIFLEQQLEERKKELEAIEQRRLAFEAANPEAVAGAGASAMRLQTMRSEMRNVDADIAAAQSALAAINGQIAGTPRTIVMPGEGGARGALMQAEAQLSGMRARGLTNSHPDVQAQMRQVEALRSQAEREPAGSGGSPNPAYSSLVSIRAERQANVQALQARKVALQSDISALIATQADEPAVAAEASRISRDYEVQKEKYDELLQSRERMRVRGDYETNRSSFQFDVIDPPILPQKPAAPNRPLLLVGVLLSGLVVGAGVAFLLGLLRSSFTTAERLEKALELPVIGTVSRSMTVEATLHEKLRLKQFLAGSGALAGICLLLLVVEIVQVGSVA from the coding sequence ATGCAGGACATCATCGACCAGTTTCGCAGCGCGCTGCACACGGTCTGGAACCGCCGGTGGATCGCGCTGGCGGTGGCCTGGGGCGTGTGCCTTCTGGGCTGGTTGGCGGTCGCTATGATCCCCAACAGTTACGAAAGCCGGGCGCGCATCTTCGTCGAACTGGACGATGTGCTGGGTGACGAGCTCAAGATTGCGGGCGACGGCGAACAGGCCATCACCCGCGTTCGCCAGACGCTGACCAGCGCGACGAATCTGGAAAAGATCATCCGTTCGACCCAGCTGGGCGACAAGGTGCAGACCGACCTCGAGATGCAGAACGCGGTCGAGGATTTGTCGGACAACATCCGGGTCAGCCTGCAGCAGGACAATCTGTTCGAAATCACCGCGACCATCGGCAAGGGCAGCCTGTCCGATGCGGAAAACGCGAAGCTCGCGCAGGAAGTCGTCCAGCAGATGATCGACCTGTTCCGCGAACAGAACATTGCCGACAATCGCGGCGACGTGGCGCAGACCATGATTTTCCTCGAACAGCAGCTGGAAGAGCGCAAGAAAGAGCTCGAGGCGATCGAACAGCGCCGCCTCGCCTTCGAGGCCGCAAACCCCGAGGCCGTGGCCGGTGCGGGTGCAAGCGCCATGCGGCTCCAGACCATGCGGAGCGAGATGCGCAATGTCGACGCCGACATCGCCGCTGCGCAAAGCGCGCTCGCGGCCATCAACGGCCAGATCGCCGGTACTCCGCGGACCATCGTGATGCCGGGAGAGGGCGGCGCACGTGGCGCGCTGATGCAGGCCGAAGCCCAGCTTTCCGGCATGCGTGCGCGCGGTCTCACCAACAGCCACCCCGACGTGCAGGCGCAGATGCGCCAGGTCGAGGCGCTGCGCTCGCAGGCGGAACGCGAGCCTGCCGGTTCCGGCGGTTCGCCCAATCCCGCCTACAGCTCGCTGGTTTCGATCCGGGCGGAGCGGCAGGCCAACGTCCAAGCGCTTCAGGCGCGTAAGGTGGCGCTGCAGTCGGATATTTCGGCGCTGATTGCCACGCAGGCGGACGAACCGGCCGTTGCTGCCGAGGCAAGCCGGATCAGCCGTGACTACGAAGTCCAGAAGGAAAAATACGACGAGCTCCTGCAGAGCCGTGAACGCATGCGGGTGCGCGGCGACTACGAGACCAACCGCAGCTCGTTCCAGTTCGACGTGATCGATCCGCCGATTCTGCCTCAGAAGCCCGCTGCTCCGAACCGTCCGCTGCTGCTGGTCGGCGTGCTGCTGTCGGGCCTAGTCGTAGGAGCGGGAGTGGCTTTCCTGCTCGGATTGCTGCGGTCCAGCTTCACCACGGCGGAACGGCTGGAAAAGGCGCTCGAATTGCCCGTCATCGGCACCGTTTCGCGCTCGATGACCGTGGAGGCCACGCTGCACGAAAAGCTGCGCCTCAAGCAGTTCCTCGCCGGATCTGGCGCGCTGGCAGGAATCTGCTTGCTGCTGCTCGTGGTCGAGATCGTCCAGGTCGGATCGGTGGCTTGA